GTAGGAATCCAGCAGTTACTATAGTTCTTGTAGATTTGACTGCAGGGGTTCCAAAGTCATTAGTGTTCAAGAAATGACATCAGTTGGTCATACTTCAGACTCAATTCTGTTTGAGGATGGCTGAGAAAAATCTTTATTGGAGACTATGCTTGATCCAACTTCACTTGCGCTTCTATATGATATCCTTTCCATTTGCCTTCTCTTGGAGCGGCTCTTAACTATCTCTTCTTTTTCATCTACAAATGAAAGAAAAGTCCGCAAACGTGAAGATCCCGAACCTTGGCCAGTAGACTCAAGTTCATCTGGACTGTGCTTCTTGTACTGCCTCAAGGTTTGAATAAGATATATCAGGAGAGCAAGAAAACATGCCAAACCACAGACCAAGTAAAGTCCCCAAAAGCTTTTGAGATTGAGTCTGTCCACTCCGAGCTTCGCACCTTGTAATCGACAAGCACTGCTCAAAAGCCATTTGTCATGGATTCTTTGTAAATCTCCATTTTCTGCCAACTCCAAAATGGCAGTTGATAGGTCAACTGCTAATGGCGAGTCTGGTGGAAAGGCCTGCAGAAAAATGAATTACGAGAAATAGAGAAAAACTACTACATCAGTTGAGAACTTTGAACTAGAGAACCAAAATAAACTGCAAAGACCAAGCACTAAAAAGACAATTAGTAGTATGTGTATGGAGATACTTACAAATCCCCAACCATTTTTGGTAAACTCTTGACCTACAATGGTAAAATCACACCGGCTTGAAAGGAAGAGCTCTATGTAAGCTCGCTCGTTAATGTACGCAGCGACACCGCCGTTTTGGGGACCTTTCTCCAGCGCTTTCGCAGTTTCTTCAGGTGTTTTTAGAGGAATTAGTCTGGATTCATGAATACCGATTTCGTCAATCAAATAGGATCGGGCAAAAGAGCCCTGCAAGTAACCAATAGGCTCTTTCATATTTACTAAACTTTCAATGCCTTTAATAGGTGAAGAAAGTTGTTGCACTGTGAGAATCGAAGTCAGGCTTGCCGTGTAACTCGAGTTAATTATTAGAACTACAAATAGCCATATAAGCAGCACAAAACGACCAAGAGTGCTCACTGTGTTTTCCCCTACATTATAAGGAAAAGAGAAAATTTATTTACTTGAAGTCGACAAAAGGTGTCGCAGAAGACAGGAATGACACTTACTGTGAGCGAAGAACATAGTTGAAAAAgtaaacctgcaaaatagaacACAAATTTAAGTTACAAACATGGAGATATCAGTAAATTTTTGTTGGAAAATTGTAACATTGATGTATAATTATTGCATGCCTAAAAAACATAGGTAGGGTTCCAAAAAGGTTCAATATGTTGAGCCAGAGAAAAGTGAGGAGATAGAGAAAGACCGGATTTGATTACCACAAAATTGTGGCTACTTGTTTTTTAGGAGGTCCCCTAAAATCATCATTCAGTCTATGTTCTAGAATCCAGACAACTGCGCCAACTAGTAAGAAAAAGATAGCTGTTACAGTCCACATCATTGGTGTAAATGGTGTCAAAAATGCCCAAGCATTGGAATCTGTCTTCTTAACCGATGCTACGACCACTAGACCAGACTCGGTATACGGCTGAGTAAAATCCACCATCTTTGTTCTCTCTGTTGTAATTGTAATGTCTCCTACTGCAGCATCAAAAACctatatagcaaagataaaaagTGGTCTCAGAGATGTAGCACAAAAAATCCAAACTTTCTTATAAACTATTGGAATGGTACTCACACCGGCGGTGATCAGACGCACAAGCTCAGTGTTACTAGGATTGCTTAGACCGTCACCGTATGGAACAAACTTATAGGGGACAGCATAGGGTAACAAGTTTACTGCAGAAAGAAACACATCAATGCAGAATCCCTTGAACATGTCAGTCGATTGTACCTGAGAAACAAATTCGCGGTAACTAACCCTTTTCGGTACTCCGATTCTCAACAGCTTTCCATTGCTTGGAAAAACCCAACCGCGAGGTGTTTGGGTTGTTTCCCCCGGCCAAAACACGGTGAGTAGCTTTTGATTTTCATAGGAACGGTTAGGTGGTTTTGAATAAAGTGTTTCTGGAGGAACAACTGATAATCCGGAGTAATTAGACCAATAACCGATCCTGCGAGTCCCTGTTCCGATCACATTGATGATCTCATATGCTGGATTTGCAAGGTTTCCGTCAGGAGTATACCTGAATGGACCCGTTACACCAGTCATGTTAACCGCATAAATACTTTTACACAACAGATTTCCTTCATTGAAGATTTTCACAGCATCTAGATGCAAACTGTCTCCACGTAGCTCAGATATCTTCGGATCATGCGAAAATGTAATTTGGTTCCCTTGTTTCAAAAATGTATCAAGGGCGCGAGCAAGCACGTAAACAGTATCATACGCAAAGATACCATAAGTACTCAAACCAAGAGGACCATTTCCCTCCTTTCCTCTGGTCAAATTTGTCCACCTAGAAACAAACGATCTTTTGAGCTTTGAATCGGGTATATGCATTCTTAGTGTAATAACTCCTTGAATGTTATCCATTTCATCAGAAGAGAGTGGACTATCTATGTCGATATAAGACGTGAGAAAAGTAGTAGCAATCCAAACATAACCGTTTTGCATCATTCCAAGAGACTTAGCAACACTCAACACTTTTGGACCCCAAGTAGTACTTGTATGAAGAACTATAACTCGAGATTCTGCCAAAGCCACCTGAACAAGCATATCAGTAATCTCCTCCCTCTTTGCATCAGGAGTCATCGGTGCTTTAAACGATATCTTGCAACGTCTCTCAGCAAGCTTATCTGCTAACGCACCAATTCCGTTCCTCCCATGGTCATCATCGCCGTATACTACGATAACCTCTCTCCAACCGTAGTGGCTAACCATGTCTGCTATTGCAGTCATTTGAAAAATGTCATTGAAAGCAGTTCTAATGAAGAACGGGAATTGAAGGGAGGAAAGAGTAGGATCTGTGGCTGAAAACGATAGCAGAGGAACATGTAGCTCATTTGCTATATGAGATATGACATGAGCTGTCGTAGATGTCTGCGGGCCGATAATGGCCACAGTGTGTGTCGCCATGAGCTGCAACGCTGTTTACAACGTATTCAATACAATAATCATAATCTGTAAGACTTGAAGTAAGTTCTATACCCGAAAACAAAGTCACATATCAAACAGAAAAAAGTACCTTCAGCAATGCTCAAAAAGCCTCTATATTTTGAATCTTCTTGCATTGAGAGCTTCAACTTAGTTTTACCAAGAATCGAAGAATCAGAATTTATATCACCAACCGCAGTTTCCACCGCAATTTTCACTATTCTACCAACACTAGTATTGAAAGAGTAGAGAACCCCAATATTTAAAAACTCCGGTACTGTCGAATTATCCGAGCCAACCGCAGCAGAAGAGAACCACAAATTGGAGAGAGCCATCAACAACAGCACAAACCAAACTCTAACCATGGTTGCAACTTTCTATTGAAACTCTAGTAACAATCACCCTGCTCAAAGAAACAAATAAAGCAACACCTTCATATAACAAAAACACAGATGCAAAGCACATAACATACTCAAAACCAAAGTGGGAAAGaagaataaagcaataaagtggCTCTCATTATTATATCAAAAAGTATCAAAATCCAAGGAGCCATAGCAGTTAACAGCATGTGAAACCATGACT
This DNA window, taken from Vicia villosa cultivar HV-30 ecotype Madison, WI unplaced genomic scaffold, Vvil1.0 ctg.002131F_1_1, whole genome shotgun sequence, encodes the following:
- the LOC131637995 gene encoding glutamate receptor 3.6-like; the protein is MVRVWFVLLLMALSNLWFSSAAVGSDNSTVPEFLNIGVLYSFNTSVGRIVKIAVETAVGDINSDSSILGKTKLKLSMQEDSKYRGFLSIAEALQLMATHTVAIIGPQTSTTAHVISHIANELHVPLLSFSATDPTLSSLQFPFFIRTAFNDIFQMTAIADMVSHYGWREVIVVYGDDDHGRNGIGALADKLAERRCKISFKAPMTPDAKREEITDMLVQVALAESRVIVLHTSTTWGPKVLSVAKSLGMMQNGYVWIATTFLTSYIDIDSPLSSDEMDNIQGVITLRMHIPDSKLKRSFVSRWTNLTRGKEGNGPLGLSTYGIFAYDTVYVLARALDTFLKQGNQITFSHDPKISELRGDSLHLDAVKIFNEGNLLCKSIYAVNMTGVTGPFRYTPDGNLANPAYEIINVIGTGTRRIGYWSNYSGLSVVPPETLYSKPPNRSYENQKLLTVFWPGETTQTPRGWVFPSNGKLLRIGVPKRVSYREFVSQVQSTDMFKGFCIDVFLSAVNLLPYAVPYKFVPYGDGLSNPSNTELVRLITAGVFDAAVGDITITTERTKMVDFTQPYTESGLVVVASVKKTDSNAWAFLTPFTPMMWTVTAIFFLLVGAVVWILEHRLNDDFRGPPKKQVATILWFTFSTMFFAHRENTVSTLGRFVLLIWLFVVLIINSSYTASLTSILTVQQLSSPIKGIESLVNMKEPIGYLQGSFARSYLIDEIGIHESRLIPLKTPEETAKALEKGPQNGGVAAYINERAYIELFLSSRCDFTIVGQEFTKNGWGFAFPPDSPLAVDLSTAILELAENGDLQRIHDKWLLSSACRLQGAKLGVDRLNLKSFWGLYLVCGLACFLALLIYLIQTLRQYKKHSPDELESTGQGSGSSRLRTFLSFVDEKEEIVKSRSKRRQMERISYRSASEVGSSIVSNKDFSQPSSNRIESEV